A DNA window from Halorussus salinus contains the following coding sequences:
- a CDS encoding replication factor A (Replication protein A protects and stabilize the intermediate ssDNA that is generated by the unwinding action of a DNA helicase at the replication fork. In addition, SSBs prevent the formation of secondary structures by single-stranded template DNA.), which yields MSDVRQHAEEIREQFSEHLDLTVEEVEDRLDNLVNEYRVPLEEARRSVVSHYLDEAGLERDDIRSGGGGSEQVNVEDVTEDEQWLSLTAKVVDLWDPRSDAVGQVGLLGDETGTIKFTKWADSDLPELEEGTVYHLGNLVSDEYQGDYSVKLNRTTTVEEADEDIEVGDDTAEIDGALVDIQSGSGLIKRCPEEGCTRVLQNGRCSEHGEGEGEFDLRIKGVLDDGTDVHEVIFDKEATEELTGIGLQEAQDMAMDALDTTVVAEEMREQTLGLYYRVAGPTMGRYLLVDEMEQLAGPTNTEDALIRARSI from the coding sequence ATGAGCGATGTGCGCCAGCACGCCGAAGAGATTCGCGAACAGTTCTCCGAACACTTAGACCTGACAGTCGAGGAGGTCGAGGACCGCCTCGACAACCTCGTCAACGAGTACCGCGTCCCTCTCGAAGAGGCCCGACGGAGCGTCGTCAGCCACTACCTCGACGAGGCCGGACTCGAACGCGACGACATCCGGAGCGGCGGCGGTGGCTCCGAGCAGGTCAACGTCGAAGACGTGACCGAGGACGAGCAGTGGCTCAGCCTCACCGCGAAGGTCGTGGACCTCTGGGACCCCCGGAGCGACGCCGTCGGGCAGGTCGGTCTGCTCGGCGACGAGACGGGGACCATCAAGTTCACCAAGTGGGCCGATTCCGACCTCCCCGAGTTAGAGGAGGGCACGGTCTACCACCTCGGTAACCTCGTCTCCGACGAGTATCAGGGCGACTACTCGGTGAAACTCAACCGCACGACGACCGTCGAGGAGGCCGACGAGGACATCGAGGTCGGCGACGACACCGCGGAAATCGACGGCGCGCTGGTGGACATCCAGAGCGGGTCCGGACTCATCAAGCGCTGTCCCGAGGAGGGCTGTACCCGCGTCCTCCAGAACGGGCGGTGTTCCGAACACGGCGAAGGCGAGGGCGAGTTCGACCTCCGCATCAAGGGCGTCTTAGACGACGGCACGGACGTTCACGAGGTCATCTTCGACAAGGAGGCCACCGAGGAGCTAACCGGCATCGGCCTCCAAGAGGCCCAAGACATGGCGATGGACGCGCTGGACACGACCGTCGTCGCCGAGGAGATGCGCGAGCAGACCCTCGGCCTCTACTACCGCGTGGCCGGACCGACCATGGGTCGGTATCTCCTCGTGGACGAGATGGAGCAACTGGCCGGGCCGACGAACACCGAAGACGCGCTCATCCGAGCGAGGTCGATCTGA
- a CDS encoding LysE family translocator — protein sequence MLPTIDLQSYLLFVGAAVALVLTPGPDTVFVLTQGVSAGKRGGVASALGVSTGVLVHTGAAALGLAALLRASALAYAAVKYAGAAYLLYLGVTTLWRGNDLDFADGASTDAPSADTTDSTLRDGELRGGYVRGVTVNVLNPKVALFFLAFLPQFVGSGPEATAEMLALGGTYAALTACYLGTVGLVSGGVRSAFRACPRLADGLRWVSGSVLVGLGAALALESR from the coding sequence ATGCTCCCGACAATCGACCTCCAGAGCTACCTCCTGTTCGTCGGGGCCGCAGTCGCGCTGGTGTTGACGCCCGGCCCGGACACGGTGTTCGTCCTCACGCAGGGCGTGAGCGCGGGCAAGCGCGGGGGCGTCGCGTCCGCGCTCGGCGTGAGTACGGGCGTCCTCGTCCACACGGGTGCGGCCGCGCTCGGTCTCGCGGCGCTCCTGCGCGCGTCCGCGCTCGCCTACGCGGCGGTCAAGTACGCGGGCGCGGCCTACCTCCTGTACCTCGGCGTGACGACGCTCTGGCGGGGGAACGACCTCGATTTCGCCGACGGTGCATCGACGGACGCTCCGTCGGCCGACACGACCGACTCGACGCTCCGGGACGGGGAACTTCGAGGCGGCTACGTCCGCGGCGTGACGGTCAACGTCCTGAACCCGAAAGTCGCCCTCTTCTTTCTCGCCTTTCTCCCGCAGTTCGTCGGTTCGGGTCCCGAGGCCACCGCCGAGATGCTGGCGCTCGGCGGGACCTACGCGGCTCTCACGGCGTGCTACCTCGGGACGGTCGGCCTCGTCTCTGGCGGCGTCCGGTCGGCGTTCCGCGCCTGCCCCCGACTCGCCGACGGCCTGCGGTGGGTCTCGGGGTCGGTGCTGGTCGGTCTCGGGGCCGCGCTGGCGCTCGAATCCCGGTGA
- a CDS encoding DUF7322 domain-containing protein gives MFFDPEFAEDEEADRDLRHGLSEGSPEVLKAFALLAVLIQAALLAASLGAMLVVFRGQRLVGGALVVGGLAGLGVAAVVYRRVKRRTAT, from the coding sequence ATGTTCTTCGACCCGGAGTTCGCAGAAGACGAGGAGGCCGACCGCGACCTCCGGCACGGACTCTCCGAGGGGTCGCCGGAGGTGCTGAAAGCGTTCGCACTGCTGGCGGTCCTGATTCAGGCGGCGCTCCTCGCGGCCTCGCTCGGGGCGATGCTCGTCGTCTTCCGCGGCCAGCGACTCGTCGGCGGCGCGCTGGTGGTCGGCGGCCTCGCGGGTCTCGGCGTCGCGGCGGTCGTCTACCGGCGGGTCAAGCGCCGGACCGCGACGTGA
- a CDS encoding DUF7091 family protein, with amino-acid sequence MDDRLESFLRSKIRSAGRQVADAKRAYANARQAALADLPQDDEGKARIVCRRHAERRAVELDSEARPACFDPDHPDCEGCVRDVRDGRIETW; translated from the coding sequence ATGGACGACCGCCTCGAAAGCTTCCTCCGGTCGAAGATTCGGTCCGCCGGGCGGCAGGTCGCCGACGCCAAGCGGGCCTACGCCAACGCCCGGCAGGCCGCCTTGGCAGACCTGCCCCAAGACGACGAGGGGAAGGCCAGAATCGTCTGCCGACGGCACGCCGAGCGCCGGGCCGTCGAGTTGGACTCGGAGGCTCGCCCCGCCTGCTTCGACCCGGACCACCCCGACTGCGAGGGCTGTGTCCGAGACGTGCGCGACGGCCGCATCGAGACGTGGTAG